From Amphritea atlantica, a single genomic window includes:
- a CDS encoding non-heme iron oxygenase ferredoxin subunit encodes MEKVYLCKATDLEANQVKKIENNKFGDIAVYNLGGQFYATADLCTHATASLAEGDIEDDMIVCPVHWGMFHIPSGEAQGFPCETDLQTYPVEVVGDEVFAVIEVNENIIAKA; translated from the coding sequence ATGGAAAAAGTATATCTGTGTAAAGCCACTGACCTGGAAGCAAATCAGGTTAAGAAAATTGAAAATAATAAGTTTGGCGATATCGCTGTGTATAACCTGGGCGGCCAGTTCTATGCGACCGCTGACCTGTGCACCCATGCAACGGCTTCCCTGGCGGAAGGCGACATTGAGGATGACATGATTGTCTGTCCTGTGCACTGGGGAATGTTCCATATTCCGAGCGGTGAAGCGCAGGGCTTTCCCTGTGAAACTGATTTGCAAACATATCCTGTCGAAGTTGTGGGTGATGAGGTTTTTGCAGTCATTGAAGTCAATGAAAACATTATTGCTAAAGCTTAA